From Solea senegalensis isolate Sse05_10M linkage group LG19, IFAPA_SoseM_1, whole genome shotgun sequence, the proteins below share one genomic window:
- the ttyh2l gene encoding protein tweety homolog 2-like, whose amino-acid sequence MATVRLEYVAPWWTYWLHNFPHFSFIFQSVDNTFKPEEASYQESLIILACIGAVGLGLSLLVLAAYLVCVCCCRKDMDEDTKRPSSRCVTWAAVVTGLIICSAVGVGFYGNSETNDGVYQLTYSLSSANHTLGGINNLVSGSVGNVETGLKLHLERLDEIFSTKPEYLKALTFMQLMVNNVIRELTALPDMSKADVDLSAIADHTAFVEYYRWLTYLLLLILDLVICLALCLGMAKQSRWLLITVMAFVTLSLILSWASLGAGTATAVGTSDFCVSPDKFIVNQTTDILSADVAHYYLFCSPNLPNPFQQSLTICQRSLTTMQIQIQGLLQFSVPIFPTAERDLLGIQRLLNSTEFSVHQLTALLDCRGLHKDYVDALMGVCYDGVEGLLYLSLFSLLAACALSVMLCATFRVWTRMGSRDKEYDDIDEEDPFNPQARRISYNPRRSNVHSFCSYTSSLGSQSNLNPPPQSASNAVPAPEYMNQSMLFGGSPRYDSVPLIGRGSPPPSYSPSMRTTYLSMTDAQIRHFGTDFQV is encoded by the exons aTGGCCACTGTCAGACTTGAATACGTTGCTCCGTGGTGGACATACTGGCTGCACAATTTCCCACACTTCAGTTTCATCTTCCAGTCGGTCGACAACACTTTCAAACCGGAGGAGGCGAGCTATCAGGAG tctctgaTAATTCTGGCATGTATCGGTGCCGTGGGTCTGGGTCTGAGCCTCCTGGTCCTGGCCGCATACCTggtctgtgtctgctgctgccgcaAGGACATGGACGAGGACACAAAGAGACCCAGCAGCCGCTGTGTCACATGGGCGGCTGTTGTCACAGGCCTCATCATATG TTCTGCTGTAGGAGTGGGTTTCTATGGTAACAGTGAGACCAACGATGGGGTGTACCAGCTGACCTACTCACTCTCCAGTGCCAATCACACGTTGGGGGGCATCAATAATCTG GTGTCAGGATCTGTGGGTAATGTGGAGACTGGACTCAAACTGCACCTGGAACGTCTGGATGAAATCTTTTCTACAAAGCCCGAGTACCTCAAAGCTCTGACCTTCATGCAGCTGATGGTAAACAACGTCATCCGTGAGCTGACGGCTCTGCCGGACATGAGCAAAGCCGACGTCGACTTGTCGGCTATTGCTGACCACACAGCCTTCGTTGAGTATTACAG ATGGCTGAcgtatctgctgctgctgatcctgGACCTGGTTATCTGCTTGGCCTTGTGCTTGGGGATGGCCAAGCAATCCCGATGGCTGCTTATCAC GGTCATGGCTTTTGTAACGCTGTCTCTGATCCTGAGCTGGGCCTCACTGGGAGCGGGCACTGCTACAGCTGTG GGCACCAGTGACTTCTGCGTGTCTCCAGACAAGTTTATCGTCAACCAAACCACAGATATCCTCAGTGCAG ATGTTGCACACtattatttgttttgcagtccGAATCTACCAAACCCTTTCCAACAG TCTTTGACAATCTGTCAACGTTCTCTGACCACCATGCAAATCCAGATCCAGGGCTTGCTGCAGTTCTCTGTGCCCATCTTCCCCACTGCTGAG AGAGACCTTTTGGGGATCCAGCGACTGTTGAACTCCACAGAGTTCAGTGTTCATCAGCTGACAGCCTTGCTCGACTGCCGCGGGCTGCACAAG GACTATGTGGATGCCCTAATGGGTGTGTGCTATGATGGGGTGGAAGGGCTCCTCTacctctctttgttttctctgctggcCGCCTGCGCGCTCTCCGTCATGCTGTGTGCAACTTTCCGAGTGTGGACACGAATGGGCAGCAG GGACAAAGAGTACGATGACATAGATGAGGAGGACCCGTTCAACCCTCAAGCGCGGAGGATATCTTACAACCCGAGGAGGTCCAACGTCCACAGCTTCTGCAGCTACACCAGCAGCCTGGGCAGCCAGTCCAACCTTAATCCACCGCCACAGTCTGCTTCCAATGCAGTGCCGGCCCCTGAATACAT GAATCAATCCATGCTGTTTGGAGGGAGTCCTCGATATGACAGTGTGCCACTTATAGGGAGAGGATCCCCACCTCCGTCG TATTCGCCCAGTATGAGGACCACCTATCTATCTATGACTGATGCTCAGATCAGACACTTTGGGACTGACTTCCAGGTGTAG